A genomic region of bacterium contains the following coding sequences:
- a CDS encoding PTS sugar transporter subunit IIA produces the protein MSELLLNYLTLERIRVPLAADTKEGIIAEMAELLRDELHDAATIAEAIGAREELISTGIGHGVALPHCRLGELAKSRLAVGVTSVNVDWQSMDEQPVRLVFAIAGSAGNPAEVVILLGEISRLLHAPALREWLKGAENAHEVYDILRTHV, from the coding sequence CACCCTCGAGCGCATCCGTGTCCCCCTGGCGGCGGATACGAAGGAGGGGATAATCGCCGAGATGGCGGAGCTCCTCCGGGACGAGCTCCACGACGCCGCGACCATAGCGGAGGCCATCGGAGCCCGCGAGGAGTTGATAAGCACCGGAATCGGCCACGGGGTCGCCCTCCCCCACTGCCGGCTGGGAGAACTCGCAAAATCGCGGCTGGCCGTCGGCGTCACCTCGGTGAACGTGGACTGGCAGAGCATGGACGAACAGCCGGTGAGACTCGTCTTCGCCATCGCCGGTTCTGCGGGGAACCCCGCCGAGGTGGTCATCCTCCTCGGCGAAATCTCGCGGCTCCTCCACGCCCCGGCGCTCCGTGAGTGGCTCAAGGGCGCCGAGAACGCCCACGAGGTGTACGACATCCTGCGAACCCACGTGTAG